One Rhodoluna sp. KAS3 DNA window includes the following coding sequences:
- the purH gene encoding bifunctional phosphoribosylaminoimidazolecarboxamide formyltransferase/IMP cyclohydrolase, with protein sequence MAAHNDHKPADYRHRDRVAIRRALLSVSDKTGIIDLATKLAEAGVDIISTGGTYAAISAAGIPVTEVSEITGFPETLDGRVKTLHPTIHAGLLADMRLIAHEGQLDALNVLPFELVVVNLYPFVQTVQSGAKGDAVVEQIDIGGPAMVRASAKNHANVAIVVDPAKYGDIIEAIEQGGTTLAQRRELAFAAFSHTARYDAAVSAWFAAELEGDWKKAAGQDEVTENANPGFEKTIQIEAQLGNVLRYGENSHQAAAIYRTTGEGAVAGIAQARQFGGKEMSYNNYVDADAALRAAYDFTEPAVAIIKHANPCGIAIGDANSADPIADAHAKAHMCDSVSAFGGVIASNRVVTVTMAKQVASIFTEVIIAPGYELEALQILLEKKNLRVLELPANYSREALEFRQISGGVLVQQPDEFSHFNSQGWKLVTGKKADAETMAELEFAWRACRSVKSNGILLSREGASVGVGMGQVNRVDSCKLAVERAASRAKGSVAASDAFFPFADGLQILLDAGVRAVVQPGGSVRDAEVIAAAEAAGVTMYFTGERHFFH encoded by the coding sequence TTGGCCGCACACAACGACCACAAGCCAGCCGATTACCGTCACCGCGACCGCGTTGCTATTAGACGCGCACTGCTTTCGGTATCAGACAAAACTGGCATCATCGACCTCGCAACCAAACTTGCCGAGGCCGGCGTAGACATTATTTCTACCGGTGGAACCTACGCAGCAATTTCAGCAGCGGGCATCCCGGTTACTGAGGTTTCAGAGATCACCGGCTTTCCGGAGACTCTTGACGGTCGAGTAAAGACTTTGCACCCAACCATTCACGCCGGCTTGCTTGCTGACATGCGTTTGATTGCCCACGAGGGTCAGCTAGACGCTCTGAATGTTTTGCCATTCGAGTTGGTTGTGGTCAACCTTTATCCGTTTGTACAGACCGTTCAGTCTGGTGCCAAGGGTGACGCAGTTGTCGAGCAGATTGACATCGGTGGCCCGGCCATGGTTCGCGCTTCGGCTAAAAACCACGCCAACGTGGCCATCGTGGTTGACCCGGCAAAGTACGGCGACATCATCGAAGCTATTGAACAGGGTGGCACAACACTGGCCCAGCGTCGTGAGCTTGCCTTTGCCGCGTTCTCTCACACTGCTCGTTATGACGCTGCTGTGTCAGCGTGGTTTGCTGCCGAGCTTGAGGGCGACTGGAAGAAGGCTGCCGGTCAGGACGAAGTTACCGAAAACGCCAACCCAGGATTTGAGAAGACCATCCAGATCGAGGCTCAGTTGGGCAACGTTCTGCGCTACGGCGAAAACTCACACCAGGCCGCTGCGATTTACCGCACCACCGGTGAGGGTGCCGTTGCTGGCATTGCCCAGGCCCGCCAATTTGGTGGCAAAGAGATGTCTTACAACAATTACGTTGATGCAGACGCAGCTCTTCGTGCGGCTTATGACTTTACCGAGCCAGCAGTGGCAATCATCAAGCACGCCAACCCTTGCGGTATTGCCATCGGTGATGCCAACTCGGCAGACCCAATTGCTGATGCCCACGCCAAGGCTCACATGTGTGACTCAGTTTCAGCTTTCGGTGGCGTCATTGCGTCTAACCGCGTAGTTACCGTGACCATGGCCAAGCAGGTCGCTAGCATCTTCACCGAGGTGATTATTGCACCTGGATACGAGCTTGAGGCCCTGCAGATTTTGCTGGAAAAGAAGAACCTTCGTGTTCTTGAGTTGCCTGCCAACTACTCTCGCGAGGCTCTCGAGTTCCGTCAGATTTCTGGTGGCGTTTTGGTTCAGCAGCCTGATGAGTTCAGCCACTTCAACTCACAGGGCTGGAAGTTGGTTACCGGCAAGAAGGCTGACGCCGAGACTATGGCCGAGCTTGAGTTTGCTTGGCGTGCCTGCCGTTCAGTTAAGTCAAACGGCATCTTGCTTTCACGCGAGGGGGCATCGGTCGGTGTTGGAATGGGTCAGGTTAACCGCGTTGACTCTTGCAAGCTTGCAGTAGAGCGTGCAGCATCCCGCGCCAAGGGTTCTGTTGCTGCTTCAGACGCGTTTTTCCCGTTTGCCGACGGCCTTCAAATTCTCTTGGATGCTGGTGTGAGAGCGGTAGTGCAGCCTGGTGGTTCGGTTCGCGATGCTGAGGTAATTGCCGCGGCTGAGGCTGCCGGTGTCACCATGTATTTCACTGGCGAGCGACACTTCTTCCACTAG
- the purN gene encoding phosphoribosylglycinamide formyltransferase: MLSVVVLISGSGSNLLALLQAADNPLYGAKIMAVGSDNPADGLAHAEQFGVPTFVVSPQAFESREAWADMLLANINHFKPDLVVLAGFMRILPSNFVAALSPNLINTHPSLLPLFPGGHAVRDALEAGVTTTGVTIHIVDEGVDTGPHIAQREVEVVTDDTEYDLHERIKKVERELLVATVKDIAEQKIQLSSITK, encoded by the coding sequence ATGCTGTCTGTCGTGGTGCTTATTTCAGGGTCTGGTTCCAACCTATTGGCTCTGCTCCAAGCAGCCGATAACCCGCTCTACGGTGCCAAGATTATGGCCGTTGGCTCTGATAACCCTGCCGATGGCCTGGCTCACGCCGAGCAGTTTGGTGTTCCAACTTTTGTAGTTTCACCACAGGCTTTTGAAAGCCGCGAAGCCTGGGCAGACATGCTCCTGGCAAACATCAACCACTTCAAGCCAGACCTAGTTGTTTTGGCTGGCTTTATGAGAATCCTGCCTTCAAACTTTGTGGCAGCCCTCTCACCAAACTTGATCAATACCCACCCTTCACTGTTGCCATTGTTCCCGGGCGGCCATGCCGTTCGCGATGCACTTGAGGCGGGGGTAACCACCACGGGGGTAACCATCCACATCGTTGACGAAGGCGTCGACACCGGCCCTCACATCGCGCAGCGCGAGGTTGAGGTTGTCACCGACGATACCGAGTACGACTTGCACGAGCGCATCAAAAAAGTTGAGCGTGAGCTGCTGGTAGCTACCGTCAAGGACATTGCCGAACAAAAGATTCAGCTTTCGTCAATCACCAAATAA
- a CDS encoding DUF4282 domain-containing protein, whose amino-acid sequence MEKVGFLRSLFDINFKSFITRRVAKFLYAMQIVLLLLSLLVGMVAAIWYASIQSDPLYLAIGIVGLPLLTLLLMIGMRLLYEASIALVAIAENTYHLRFHNSRVGEGFPSGQPGHLDEDTFSRSVAVSKSRELTIDELELLKLDYEENPADFALSVLDKSDLEAWRKAGRPTLKPWISSGMPDFTRWLRGLS is encoded by the coding sequence GTGGAAAAGGTTGGATTCTTAAGAAGTCTGTTTGATATAAATTTCAAATCTTTTATTACTCGCCGGGTTGCTAAATTTTTGTACGCGATGCAAATCGTGCTGCTGTTGCTTTCCTTGCTCGTTGGAATGGTGGCTGCTATTTGGTATGCCTCGATCCAGAGCGATCCTCTTTACTTGGCGATTGGAATTGTTGGTCTACCACTGCTCACGCTGTTGCTGATGATAGGAATGAGGTTGCTTTACGAGGCGAGTATTGCGCTCGTTGCAATTGCAGAGAACACGTATCATCTTCGATTTCACAATTCTCGAGTTGGCGAGGGCTTTCCAAGCGGGCAGCCCGGGCACCTCGACGAAGACACATTCTCCCGGAGTGTCGCAGTATCTAAGAGCAGAGAACTAACAATCGATGAGCTCGAGCTTCTCAAGCTGGACTATGAGGAAAACCCGGCAGATTTTGCGCTTTCTGTCCTGGATAAGTCGGACCTGGAAGCCTGGCGAAAAGCTGGGCGCCCAACACTGAAGCCTTGGATTTCCTCAGGCATGCCTGATTTCACCCGTTGGTTGAGGGGCCTGAGCTAA
- a CDS encoding glycine-rich protein has product MASVLAVLFGGLFVQSVQAVSSNPTPVCVGSTCTVTFEYSGDYYLWSPPTGAKNITFDLAGGQGGRSGGQGGRVTGSLVNSPTALYIYVGGAGAQGSAAAGGFNGGGAAGSGRGDEGSGGGATDIRTSTSLTDRVAIAAGGGGSGGFSGGIGGSGGGLTGSAGTSGQGQGGAGGTQSSGGAGGYPNGGTWGLSGTSGIGGSGGASAVSGGGGGGGGYFGGGGGGADVDTCCSNAGGGGGGSSFANSTLTSSVVHTAGYRAGAGIATISYSMPPKVLAFTVAKVITNATNLDFGITFSESVTGLTASDFVGSGTAVCQSIGVAGSGASYTITASNCSVGTYRLTLTALSVTGTQAGPTAESISPEVVIERTPAVAEFTVPNTPTNSADLLYNLAFSEAVTDVTAADFAVGGEGCQVSSVVGSAASYSVRISGCTDGQTATLKLIESSAIDAAGNLSPALALTATAVVIDRTAPIAQLTSVSTKTYENPVFVLNTDSPVVGLGIEDFEVIAGEGCSLTLAEVTAGETFELTTSDCQLGQVQVRLLSGSYTDALGNLGPAQAVESPVVEFAAVPVVVPTPTPTPNINEPEVDSEVLITGGGGSGSDTDPDANSGSGTGPEGQGSSAREELEPTTAQWLQELEVAESNNQAASGEPVQPSNSEVTDNQATAQLVDDRSAQVPMVLENAQGVLWMIIGGLTAGATMILVVRGARQMHRRRLVRLFS; this is encoded by the coding sequence ATGGCCAGCGTTCTTGCTGTGCTGTTTGGGGGATTATTTGTTCAATCGGTCCAGGCAGTATCCAGCAATCCAACACCGGTTTGTGTTGGATCCACCTGCACGGTTACGTTCGAATACTCCGGTGACTACTACCTCTGGAGTCCACCGACCGGAGCCAAAAACATTACCTTCGATTTAGCCGGTGGCCAGGGTGGTCGCTCGGGTGGCCAGGGTGGACGTGTAACTGGTTCTCTGGTTAATTCTCCAACCGCGCTCTACATCTATGTTGGTGGTGCCGGAGCTCAGGGCTCGGCAGCGGCCGGTGGATTCAACGGCGGTGGTGCAGCAGGTTCTGGTCGCGGAGACGAAGGTTCTGGTGGCGGTGCCACTGACATTCGCACTTCAACTTCTTTGACTGACCGAGTGGCTATTGCTGCCGGTGGCGGAGGCTCGGGTGGATTCTCGGGAGGCATTGGTGGATCAGGTGGAGGCTTGACCGGATCAGCTGGCACCAGTGGCCAGGGTCAAGGAGGCGCGGGCGGTACCCAATCTTCCGGAGGTGCCGGGGGATACCCAAACGGCGGCACCTGGGGGCTTAGTGGCACATCGGGCATCGGTGGTTCTGGAGGAGCAAGTGCGGTTTCTGGTGGCGGCGGAGGTGGCGGCGGTTACTTCGGCGGCGGTGGCGGAGGTGCCGACGTAGACACTTGCTGCTCAAATGCCGGTGGTGGTGGCGGTGGATCCTCCTTTGCTAACAGCACGCTGACTTCATCGGTGGTGCACACGGCTGGCTATCGTGCCGGCGCCGGTATTGCCACCATCAGCTATTCAATGCCACCAAAAGTGCTTGCATTTACGGTTGCAAAGGTGATCACCAACGCCACCAATCTGGATTTTGGTATCACCTTCTCTGAATCGGTTACTGGCCTGACTGCGAGTGACTTTGTAGGCTCCGGCACAGCGGTTTGCCAGTCAATAGGTGTTGCGGGCAGTGGCGCCAGCTACACCATCACCGCTAGCAACTGTTCGGTCGGTACCTATCGGCTAACGCTCACAGCACTCAGTGTTACGGGAACCCAAGCCGGCCCCACAGCCGAATCGATCAGCCCCGAAGTAGTCATTGAGCGAACACCGGCAGTGGCTGAATTCACGGTACCGAACACTCCGACCAACTCTGCCGATTTGCTCTACAACCTTGCTTTCTCAGAGGCGGTGACCGATGTCACGGCTGCTGACTTTGCGGTTGGTGGCGAAGGCTGCCAGGTTTCCTCGGTGGTCGGTTCGGCAGCTTCCTACTCGGTAAGAATTTCCGGTTGCACCGACGGCCAAACCGCCACGCTCAAGTTGATCGAGTCGAGTGCTATAGATGCTGCCGGCAACCTAAGCCCAGCATTAGCTTTGACGGCTACGGCTGTGGTTATCGACCGAACAGCTCCAATCGCTCAGTTGACTAGCGTCAGCACCAAGACCTACGAGAATCCGGTATTTGTTCTCAACACCGATTCACCGGTCGTCGGCCTAGGGATTGAGGATTTTGAAGTTATCGCCGGTGAAGGTTGCAGTTTGACCCTGGCTGAGGTGACGGCGGGAGAGACCTTCGAGCTCACGACCAGCGATTGTCAATTGGGGCAGGTGCAGGTTCGGCTTTTGTCAGGTTCGTACACCGATGCACTCGGCAACCTCGGCCCAGCCCAAGCTGTGGAATCCCCGGTCGTTGAGTTTGCCGCGGTGCCGGTTGTAGTTCCAACACCAACTCCGACACCAAACATCAATGAGCCAGAGGTTGATTCTGAAGTGCTGATTACAGGTGGTGGCGGGTCGGGTTCAGACACCGACCCGGATGCAAATTCAGGTTCGGGCACCGGCCCAGAAGGCCAAGGTTCCTCGGCTCGTGAGGAGCTCGAACCAACAACCGCACAATGGCTGCAAGAGCTAGAGGTTGCGGAGTCGAATAACCAGGCAGCCTCTGGCGAGCCAGTTCAACCGAGCAATTCCGAAGTTACAGACAATCAGGCCACGGCACAGTTAGTAGATGACCGATCTGCTCAGGTTCCGATGGTGCTCGAGAACGCACAGGGCGTTCTCTGGATGATTATCGGTGGGCTAACAGCTGGCGCAACGATGATTTTGGTGGTCAGGGGAGCACGCCAAATGCACCGGCGCAGATTGGTGAGGTTGTTTAGCTGA
- the purU gene encoding formyltetrahydrofolate deformylase, whose amino-acid sequence MTAANTTHWVLTLVCEDKPGIVHAISGAIVAANGNITESSQFASDDTGRFFMRLQIESAVPREHFENQIAPVAERYGMTWELEEVGRKMKTLILVSKSAHCLNDLLFRQRGGQLPVEIPAVFGNHPELKEMADFYGIPFEHHPISSDADKGAFEQMLRDFIKSAGVELIVLARYMQVLSPEFCAEFEGRIINIHHSFLPGFKGANPYAQAHARGVKLIGATAHFVTADLDEGPIIEQNVVRVEHSDSKKRLVSIGQDVESKTLTQAVRWFAERRVLQDGDRTIIFS is encoded by the coding sequence ATGACTGCAGCCAACACCACCCACTGGGTACTCACTCTCGTTTGCGAAGACAAGCCTGGAATTGTGCACGCCATCAGTGGTGCGATCGTTGCTGCGAATGGCAACATCACCGAGTCATCTCAGTTTGCATCTGACGACACCGGCCGCTTTTTTATGCGCCTCCAGATTGAGTCTGCTGTTCCTCGCGAACACTTTGAAAACCAGATTGCCCCGGTAGCCGAGCGCTATGGCATGACCTGGGAACTTGAAGAAGTCGGTCGCAAAATGAAGACCCTGATTCTGGTCTCTAAGAGCGCCCACTGCCTAAATGACCTGCTTTTCCGTCAGCGCGGCGGCCAGCTCCCGGTTGAAATTCCAGCTGTTTTCGGTAACCACCCGGAGCTAAAAGAAATGGCTGATTTTTACGGAATCCCGTTTGAGCACCACCCAATTTCATCTGACGCAGATAAGGGTGCCTTTGAGCAAATGCTGCGCGATTTCATCAAATCTGCCGGTGTAGAACTCATTGTTCTCGCTCGCTACATGCAGGTGCTGTCTCCAGAATTCTGCGCCGAATTTGAAGGCCGCATCATCAACATTCACCACTCATTCTTGCCGGGATTCAAGGGCGCAAACCCTTACGCGCAGGCCCATGCTCGCGGTGTAAAGCTGATCGGTGCTACCGCTCACTTTGTAACTGCTGACTTGGATGAGGGCCCGATTATCGAACAGAACGTGGTTCGAGTAGAGCACTCAGACTCAAAGAAACGCCTGGTCTCAATTGGCCAAGATGTCGAGTCAAAGACCCTCACCCAAGCAGTGAGATGGTTTGCCGAGCGCCGCGTTTTGCAAGACGGCGACCGCACCATCATCTTCAGCTAA
- a CDS encoding DUF6350 family protein produces the protein MNRKLTFLIAALEAAIVAAIGVGITLAPLTVVWLFENDPSIDWLVPYRTAADIWLMAHGTRLMVSEGALGSVAVPEFVISMLPLGMTFVVGYMAFKLGRRLTSASELWPGWIAATASYGGISFLLSTTAHNDAIYPVTWQGTFFPPAFLFFFVLIGSLFGKREAIGDAMGIPEPTERIWVRAYLLRQFNSMHWAIRAMLSPAFRAGTGVVAITLGVSSVLIAVLIALNWIQFTRLYEGLHVSILGGIILTLGQIAILPNVIVYGSSWLTGVGFAIGEGSMISPLGTVVGPLPALPITAALPIGQAEFGLIAVLVPMLAAFITTLLIRRHAADIRFEFASAWSAAISLGLAIGVIAAVELGILAALASGSVGPGRLETVGINPWMLMVVVFIEVTSVAILAAFFSARPDKPDHPLLSRKHKVN, from the coding sequence GTGAATCGCAAGCTCACATTTTTAATTGCTGCTCTTGAGGCAGCAATCGTCGCGGCTATCGGAGTCGGCATTACGCTGGCTCCGCTAACCGTGGTGTGGCTTTTCGAAAACGACCCGAGCATCGACTGGTTGGTCCCGTACCGTACCGCCGCCGACATTTGGTTGATGGCTCACGGAACCCGTTTGATGGTTTCTGAAGGTGCGCTTGGCTCGGTGGCAGTGCCCGAGTTTGTAATTTCGATGTTGCCGCTGGGCATGACCTTTGTGGTCGGTTACATGGCATTTAAGTTGGGGCGCCGCCTTACCTCGGCCTCAGAGCTTTGGCCCGGATGGATTGCAGCAACAGCCTCATACGGCGGAATCTCATTTCTGCTCAGCACCACTGCGCACAATGACGCCATCTACCCGGTTACTTGGCAGGGCACATTTTTTCCGCCTGCGTTCTTGTTTTTCTTCGTTCTAATTGGCTCGCTGTTCGGCAAGCGCGAGGCAATCGGTGACGCAATGGGTATTCCAGAGCCGACCGAACGCATTTGGGTGCGGGCCTACCTTTTGCGACAGTTCAACTCAATGCACTGGGCAATTCGCGCCATGCTCAGCCCAGCATTTCGAGCGGGCACCGGCGTAGTCGCCATCACCCTCGGGGTTTCATCGGTGCTGATTGCAGTTTTGATTGCACTCAACTGGATCCAGTTCACCCGCCTTTACGAAGGCCTGCACGTGAGTATTTTGGGTGGAATCATCCTCACCCTGGGGCAGATTGCGATTTTGCCAAACGTGATTGTTTACGGTTCAAGCTGGCTAACCGGCGTTGGTTTTGCCATTGGCGAGGGTTCGATGATTAGCCCACTCGGCACTGTGGTTGGTCCACTACCTGCCCTGCCGATAACCGCAGCACTCCCGATCGGGCAGGCAGAATTTGGCCTGATTGCAGTTTTGGTTCCAATGTTGGCTGCGTTCATCACAACGCTGCTCATCCGTCGCCACGCTGCCGACATTCGTTTTGAGTTTGCGTCGGCTTGGTCAGCTGCCATTTCACTGGGTTTGGCTATCGGTGTGATTGCCGCCGTTGAACTTGGAATTTTGGCAGCACTTGCTTCGGGCAGTGTTGGCCCAGGAAGACTAGAAACCGTCGGAATCAATCCGTGGATGCTGATGGTCGTGGTGTTTATCGAAGTCACCTCGGTGGCCATCCTGGCTGCATTTTTCAGTGCCCGCCCAGATAAGCCTGATCACCCGCTACTGAGCCGTAAGCACAAGGTAAACTAG
- a CDS encoding carbonic anhydrase — MSVTDQYLANNREYAKTFNGPLPLPPSKQIAVLACMDARLDVYSILGIQDGESHVIRNAGGVVTDDEIRSLAISQRLLGTKEIILIHHTDCGMLTFTDDGFKESIAQETGIKPEWAAEAFDSLEVDVQRSIRRIKASPFIPHTDQVRGFIFDVATGLLNEVTL, encoded by the coding sequence ATGTCAGTTACAGATCAGTATCTTGCCAACAACCGTGAATATGCCAAAACCTTCAACGGCCCGCTTCCGTTGCCGCCATCAAAGCAGATTGCAGTGCTTGCGTGCATGGATGCTCGACTTGACGTTTACAGCATTCTTGGAATTCAAGATGGTGAATCACACGTGATCCGCAACGCGGGTGGTGTGGTTACCGATGACGAGATTCGCTCACTGGCAATCAGCCAGCGCCTATTGGGGACCAAGGAAATTATTCTGATTCACCACACCGACTGCGGAATGCTTACCTTCACCGATGACGGCTTCAAAGAGTCCATCGCACAAGAGACCGGCATCAAACCAGAGTGGGCAGCCGAGGCATTCGACAGCCTTGAGGTTGACGTGCAGCGCTCGATTCGCCGCATCAAGGCCAGCCCATTCATTCCCCACACCGATCAGGTTCGCGGCTTCATCTTTGATGTTGCCACTGGCTTGCTGAACGAGGTAACCCTCTAA